Part of the Balnearium lithotrophicum genome is shown below.
ACAGAATCTGGAGAAACTTTCTTTCTTTCAAGGGATAAAAAGTTTTTAATCGAAGGTATGATTATTAATATACCTAAAGCAAAATTCCTTAAAGAGGATTTAATTTTCTTTAAGAAAAAATCCTTATTTTCTTTGGGAAAAGGGGAAGATATTTTTGTTTTTACAAATCCATTTTGTGAAGTATGTAGGAAGAATAAAAAGCTATTAGTGAATTTATCAGAAAAATATAGAGTAAATGTTATACCCCTAGGATTTAAGGGAAATGGATTTGAGGCTGCTGTATCTTCTTATTGTTTGAATTTAAATGAGAAAAACTTTTTTAGTTTACATAGAATAGAATTATGCGATGAGGGAAAGCTTAAAGTTTGGTCTATTTCTGATAAATTTAAAAAAATTGGAATAACTGGGACTCCAATAGTTGTAACAAGTGATGGTTCAATTTTTATAGGAGTTGATGGAATAAGAGAGTTGCTAAGAAAAAATTAAAATTGAACTAATAACCTTTTTATTTTCTGTTTTCTAATCGATTCTGGAATCTCCTGTAGTATTTCCTCAGCTCTAATGTCCTCTGGGTCCTTAATCCCGTTAAAGTTAATCAAATAGAAACTCAATTTATCCCCATAAACTTTATCCTCATCTAAGATAAATCCACAGATAGCAAGTTCTCTTCTGTCAATTTTTTCCTTAAATTCTTCTATAGATAGAAGTTTCTCTATCTGACTATCTATGTTTAATTCTAATAAGGCCGAATTTAACTGTTTAGGTTCTTCAAACATGGATATTAAAATTTCACCATTTTCCTCGTACGTTTTTCTTAAAAGTTTAAATTCTACCTCGGCCGAACTTGTTGGAAGTTTTAACAAGCTTTCCAGATTTATAGCAGTTGTTCCTAAAATGGCAACAAGAGGAACATTCAATTCATTAACAGCGTAGTAAATAGTTGCTATGTTTGAAAAGATTTGAGCAGCAGCATTTGAAACTATAAAGCTCTCGGGAAACAGAGAGGAAACCCTCCAAACAACACTTGAGGAACAAACAATACAGGAATCGTAACCATTGGGAGGATTGCTCTCTATACATTCCCTTAAAAGCAGCTTCTCAATTACTTTCACTGGATTCATTTTACCTCTACTAAATCAACAGTGAGATTTTGGGTATCAAGTATAACAAAGGTTTTCTTTCCTGTAAGGTATCCACAGAGCTCCCCAGGATTCACAATCTGACAGCCGTTTATAACCCGAACATCTATTTCGTGAGTATGACCGTAAAGAATGAAATCAAAGTCTTCCGATTTAGCAAGTGACTCCACAAATAAAGGTTCGTGCATGATGGCAAATCTCTGACCATCTATAAGTTTTGAGACAGGAGGTTTTTCAATTACTCCGCCGGAGACCTTTAGAAGTCCTACAATTTCTCCATCGTTGTTTCCAAAAACTCCCATAAAATCACACTTTATCAAGTTGAGCATGTGCTTTACTGCAAACGGAGAAATGAAATCTCCGCAGTGAATAACAAGGTCTATTCCCTCTCTATTAACAATCTCAGAGAATCTCTCAATAGCCTTTAAGTTGTCGTGGGAATCCGATACAACGGCTATCTTCATTTCTTCTCTCCTTTTGGAGGTTTTGAGGATACGTAATCACAATCAGGATATCTACTACAACCGTAAAAAACTTTTCCCCTTTTACTTTTTCTTTCAACAATCTCTCCTTCTCCACACTTTGGGCACTTTCCATAAGTTATTGGAGCTGTATACCTACAATTTGGATAGTTTGAACACGCTATAAACCTTCCGTACTTTCCTTTTTTTATAAGGAGTTCTCCCCCACACTCAGGACACTTCTCCCCAGTTCTCTCGTCCTCCTTTAGAGCTTCCTTATACTTACACTCTGGATAGTTTGAACAGGATATAAAGGCACCATACCTCCCATGAACCTTTAGAAGGGGAGCTCCACACTCGGGACAATTCCTCCCTATTTCCTCTCCCTTTAACCCTTTAAGCTCCCTTTTGGCATTTTCAAGGAGCTCCTTAAATTCTCCAAAGTAAAATTCCTTAAGGAGCTCTTTCCAGTTTTTAACTCCTTCCTCTATTTTATCAAGCTCCTCCTCTATTGAAGCAGTAAACTTGACGTCAACCACCTTTGGAAAGAGTTTCTTCAAAAGGGAATTTATAAACTCTCCCAATTCAGTAGGCTTAAGCTTTTGTTTCTCCTTCTCTACGTATC
Proteins encoded:
- a CDS encoding carbonic anhydrase, producing MNPVKVIEKLLLRECIESNPPNGYDSCIVCSSSVVWRVSSLFPESFIVSNAAAQIFSNIATIYYAVNELNVPLVAILGTTAINLESLLKLPTSSAEVEFKLLRKTYEENGEILISMFEEPKQLNSALLELNIDSQIEKLLSIEEFKEKIDRRELAICGFILDEDKVYGDKLSFYLINFNGIKDPEDIRAEEILQEIPESIRKQKIKRLLVQF
- a CDS encoding metallophosphoesterase is translated as MKIAVVSDSHDNLKAIERFSEIVNREGIDLVIHCGDFISPFAVKHMLNLIKCDFMGVFGNNDGEIVGLLKVSGGVIEKPPVSKLIDGQRFAIMHEPLFVESLAKSEDFDFILYGHTHEIDVRVINGCQIVNPGELCGYLTGKKTFVILDTQNLTVDLVEVK